CTTGTTGCTTTGTCTTCTTGACCCATGGTCCCGAAGATCCGGAGGCATCCATTTCATAGCCGAGTACACGGAGAGTTGAAGCCTAGTGTAGTGGCTGCTGATCCAGATTTAACTGAAGAGGCCGGACTGCCAGTAGACGGCGCCCATACTTGTTCGCTACTGACATGTACGTTgtcttgtccttggaaatttcaagcccTATCTGAGCACACCAGTTGTCTGTTAAGTTCAGGGCCTCTTGAAGCGCGTGTTCTTGGCGGCAGATTTCACGATGAACTGACCAAACGGTGATGTCACGTGCATACATTATGTATTGTGCGTTACGTATCGTAGCTAGCTTCCAAGCTAGAGGAAGGAGGGCGATGTTGAAAAGGTTGGTGCGAGCACAGATCCTTGTGGGACACCCCGATGTGCGACAAACTGACCTGCTGCGTGGCCAGCCAGGCGAATGGAGAAGGTACGAGCGTGCAGGAAGACTTGGATGAATGAGCAGACACGGCTAGGGAACTGAAGCCAATGGAGAATTCGAACAATTGCTTCGTGACTCACATGATCATACTCTTTGCGAATGTCCATTGCCAGAATAGTGCGAATTCTTCGGGAGTGGCCTCCGATGAGTCCGATGGGAATCGTAGAAGAAAGGTACGCAAGGCCATCCTCAGTGCCCAGATGAGGACGGAACCCGATTTGGCCAGGATGATACCAGTGGGAcagttattaaggcgaaagccttacatgtcTCATGGTGTGGTCTCCGCTTCAAGGTcatttcaaaaccgcgtcgtcgacacgaaatggtcctcttaggataagccgcgataatgcgcacaaaaccgcgattaagggtggaagaatgattaagcaagtgaactgaagtgataatgggtataaaGACAGGTGAATTAAGGGTGAATTGATGgttgaggtgaattaagagtgaattgatggatgaggtgaattaagagtgaattgatgggtttagttgggtgataggagtcaaacgaaatgtaatgatgagatagagtgagtgTGAGCTAAAATAATGAAGATTAAatgagagtgaatgaaggtgaatcaagtggtgatagggtgaacaaagagtgaatcaagtgggaattaagagtgaatcaaggggttaaggagtgggggagtgacttgcaaaaatatagAGAtatgagggtccaagtgagagtgagtaagcaaaaaaagtgctgagtcacggttcgagttcggtgaatcataggaagggtgacttgcaaaaaaaaaaaaacctgatgacttgcaaaaatgactgtaaattgtggtttcgaAGTGATGATAATTtagcaaaaaaagtgctgagtcacggtccgagtttggtgattaaaggatgacttgcaaaaatggcTGCAACATATGGGTTCAAAAGAAAATGTCAAAGAGTGTGAAAAAATGTAAATAAAGAAATTTCACAAAGCgtaaaaagtggtcgtcgtgtcattgagttagcggcgctcgtgctttcgccttcaagtagTCTTAGGCGTTGCATTAGGAACCCCTAGTGATTTTTTTGTCAACACAACTGTTGCCTCCACGTATACAGTCGAATGCATACAATGTGGATTCGATGCGTCTATGTTCTCGTCAATATACCTGTGGACTCGCCATATTGCAGGACAGGCTTCAGAGGAGGTGCACGAAGCCCCCCACACACATGCTCACAGCATTTCCCTTGTCTCGCCCTTCGCTGCGAGCACATGTTCGGTACGCGCGCCTCTTGTTAGATGTATATCCGTCGTCCTGGCAACTATCTCTCGCGCCGAAGCGTAACCTTCTTTGTTATCTGTTCAGTCCTTCGATCGGCATATTGGGCTTCTTGCTCTCTCCAAGCTTGCGGCACGGATTTGTTCCCCGCGAATAGCACTGCTTCTTTGTGAACAGCATACCAGCAAAGTAGGCTCTTGTGCCGTCCTAAACAAAGGTAACTCTTCTTATTTGCTTCCTTCTTCCGCACGTGCTACATTTTTTCCCATATGAACAGGTGTAGTTTATGCGATCTAATTTTCTTAAATTCAACGCACTAAAGGCAACGAATTAAGCTGTTTGCGGCGATGTGCTCTTGCTATGCCCCTCCACCTGTGAAGCGTGTCAAGTGGGCGTTGGCTGCACAATCCCCAAAGGAAAGAATCAGGACATGCTTCCGGTGTAGGCACAAGTTAACTGAAGTAGATACCGTGGCTAGGGAGTCTATGGAGTATGTGACGCTGTGAACAGTTGGCTTTGCGCTGCGTACTAGCGGCTTCAACGTTCGCCAGATAAGCTTCTACGAAAAGAAAAAAGTGTGTCGTAGGCAGGCAGGCGATACTGTTGTGATAAGTCGGCGTAACGGGTCATGAAAATATGGAAATGTTACCGCCGCTGAGCTAGACAGAGAAGTGTCCTCTTGATTCAACCGTGAAAACAGCTTGGAGACAGTGGGAGTTTGACATTGGCCACATTTGCTCACTTTGTAGCGTTTTTGTTCATGGCACTGCGCTACAGATTTCTCCAGAAGAAACGAAGACCCCATTCGCTTCATATCACTGCTAGATACGGGAATTGTTCTTGCAGAAGTGAATGTCACAGCCATAAACGCATCGATATGGACAAGCATGTTGGGTAACAATAGATCCGAAGAAAGTGGTATGCGCAGCCAACCAAGGTACTGGAACAATAACGGAGCGTGAAGCGCTTTACTGAACTGAAAAACGGCTGTTTGAATCTGTCGCAGAGGCGGTCGGTTAGGGTGTGTTTCTAGACGGTATTTTAGTTGAGCGCTCCACAGACATTTACTGATTCACCTCTTATGTTGTACAGTGTTCGCTATAGTTTCACGATGCATGGCGTTGTTACTTGCGAGAAAAGGTTTTCACAAGTCTAAATTTGGCTGCACTATGACAGCTGTTGAGCAGTGAAGTTGCCGAGCTGCTGAACGATGTACACTTAATTCACTTGAGTGAATTAAGTGTAAATCAACCAAATGAATTGTTCTCGCTATTACGAACATGATTTATTGATATTGAAGGAAACAGAAAATAAGAACAGCGGTGCATGTTAAACCGGCTGGCACTCGGCGGGGCGACGGCACTTGTCTTAATATCATTGCCATTTTCTCGTTGCAAAATGCTCCTTCAGACAGAAGCACTTCGTTTCAGGTGGATGAAAGCTTTAAATTTTGTAATTTGTTATTTCCTGGTGCTCAGCTGTCATCGTGTCTATTCATGAATTCATGACTTGTTCGTCATGCTCCTTTTTAAccatcacccgccgtggttgctcagtggctatggtgttgggctactgagcacaaggtcgcgggatcgaatcccggccacggcggccgcatttcgatgggggcgaaatgcgaaaacacccgtgcacttagaattaggtgcacgttaaagaaccccaggtggtccagatttccggagtccccctctacggcgtgcctcataatcagaactggttttggcacgtaaaaccccataattaaattactTTTTAACGATTAACGTGTGTCTTCTTAATGATCACACTACAAGATTTGCAGAAGGCAGTAAGTATATTCATCTGAAGGTAGCCCAAGTTGCGGTAAAATGGGTTCATTTCCTAGCATTTTTATTCTAGAACACGCTATTATTTCCTATAATCAGCAACAGCACAGCCGCCTTGGATACGAAAGTTACATAGCGTGTCAGTGATGCTGATCTCCCCACCCTATTAGTAAACGCCACCTGCTTCCCTGTTTCACTGGACTGTTTCATATTTCTTTCGGTACTGCCATATTGGACCGCCCGCAGTGCCAAAGTACTGCAGGCTCTAGCACCCAACACGATTTTGTTTAGAGAAGTGGTTTTTGGCGAAGAGTTTAGCGTCATATGTCGCCAAACTCTTCGGCCGCACCGAGTCTGAAGACGATCCAGAGAATCCCGTTCGCGCCTGTCGACGGTGAACTTTTCACCGTCGCTCTCGAGGCGCGCTTAGCCGTAAACGCGAGCGCCAGGCGCGCTCGTTCAGCGCCCACACGGGGGATCTTCTCATTGCTGTAAGTTGTTCGTCTTCTCAGCGCGGACTGAACGGAAGAGGGACCCAAGAGGCCACATCGCCAGAATGTATGTTTAGCGACGCCCGCTcaatactatcgccttggccacaCCTCCGCCAACGGCGCTcactgattggctgttttagaaaAATTGGGTGAGCTCATTATCTGGTTGAGCACGGcgtcatccaattttgctcaaaCAGCCAATCAACGCGCGCCTGACAGCGATATTGTCGCCGATGTGGATCGTTGCAGAATACGTGCCTAGTTTAGCGACCACTTAgcgcatgaatttttttttttagcccgcACATTCGTGCAATTATTACGTAGGAGGTTGATAAAGCTGCAGCCGACAATTCTGCGGCACTACACATCTGGTACATCGGGTACACGAGCTCGGGCTGCTGGTTACCGGAGCATTCTTGACCATTTACGCCCAGTCAAGCCGGTGGAAAGAGGGGGGTCTTCCTCCGTTACTACGCCTCTGTGTAGTAGACAGATCACATGTTTCTTCTACAATGTTTGGGATTTTGCTCCTACTGCGTATCTCTTGCCACTGTCACTGCTCTTTTGTTGGCTAGTCCTTAATTTTATATTATGTGCAGCTTTCTATTGTCACGTCTGATAGTTACTAACTTTTGGGCCTCTGTATTCTGTATATACGAAATCTTCGTTTGTATGCTTTTTATTGGTGCTTGAAAGTTGTTACCTCGACAAAAGCGTGGAACATATACTTCATACTTACGCGGTACATCTTCGAATACTATAGTACATCttctcgcgcttttttttttacatatatgTCGTGCTTTTTTATCTGCTGCGCATTTACAGCATTCAGGCtggtctccccccccccccccccccccactaattGTTATTTATGTGATCCACAGATGATTGCGTATCTCTCACTAACGATTTTACGATTAAAATAAAATGGTCAAGCAAAAGTGTTGATATTCAGTCTACAGAAATTAGTAAATCTTATGAAACGGAAATTATCAGAATATGTACTTTTTTAAATGGCTGACGGTACGTTGGCCCATGCAGAATAATTTTACTGCTGCAGAAGCTTTTCGAGTAACGTATATATTTAAATGAGGTAGAACACGTACTAATTTGACGCGCGGTTTTAATACTGCTTTCTATAGGCCGCACCTGTTGTTGGCTGCTGCTATTTTACGGTCGCGTGTATGCGTTCGCCGTATTTTACGGAAGTGCAGTCGGTCAAAATATTGAGCGGGTGTAGTACCCACGGTTCTTTTGCTTACTGCATGCTATTCAGAACTTGGAGAAACCGTTTTGAAGCCTTGAAGCCAGaagcgcttgcttgcttgcgtgcgTGAGGTGCTTGCTGCCTCTGAGGTTTTGTGCGCGAACGGCTGAATAGCACAATAATGTTACGCATATCTCGGGATGATCAGCCCATATATTATTTATGAACGCGGGCAGGTATACAGGGACGTTCGAGCATTAacgtgtaataataataataataataataataataataataataataataataataataataataataataataataataataataataataataataataataataataataataatgagagggAGAACTTCtccgcaaaaacaaaacaaagaaacaacaaccacgacaaataaaaataaagatataaCTAAAATTAAAACTATTACAATAATAATTACAGTCAGCTGCTACAAGACGTTGATATACAGTAAGAGTGCATCCTatgcaataattaaaaaaaagataaaatgaATGGGTAGAACCGGTACGCAAGCTTCGCAGCTAATAAAGGAGAACAAGTACACGGGAAGCTTTCTGCCTTCTCGTTGCCCACGTCAATTTTACTGCCGCAGCAACTTGCGGTGGCAACGGCCTCTCGTACGTTGACGTGTCTGGTTCGTGCGAAAATCGCGCATACGAAAGACGTCCGATTGAAGAGGACGCCTTTAAATTCTCAAGTCGGTTACCACGTGGCCGTAGCGACAATGATAGCCGAAAGGCCGGCAGCAGTATACCGAAACGTTCTATCAACGTTCACTTGTTGCATAATCTCTAAGATTCCGATAGTTGGATCCCTCGAAAAGTTTGACAGTATCTCCGCTCACTGATCCAACTGCGACGAGACTCTCTTCGCCGTTGGCACTTCAGTTCGCGCGATGATTTTTGCTTCTTTTTAACTATCTGCAGTTCTTATGCAGACTCTTATCTGCAGTGTGCTGTCATTCTTGTCTATCGTTTAGTGCAAGCCATTCACGGTTTCCGAGAAGCCAACGAGAATGCCGCGATTTATTCTTCAACTGCAAGCGGCGTTACAGTAACCGGGTAGGCATGAAACTGCCCTTGATGACCCATTTTCTGAGCTGCTACTGAATGCTGCACTGTGAGGTTGATATACATTGTAACAGTTTTACGCCCCTAAGGGTCCTTAAGGGTCCACATTGGTCTATAATTCGCACCCTTACACCCTTCACGGGTGTAAGGGCGTGAGTTATAGACAGAAAACACTCTCCCTCTCTTAAATCGTAAATCGATTTACAGCGTACAATTTAAACTTTAtcgggtttaacgtcccgaaagtGCAGAGAGGATTATGATGGACGCCGTAtaatggagggctccgcattagcTTTAACCACCTGGTGCACCCATTGCGCGGTAGACGAGCgttctttgcattccgcccccatcggaatgccgCGGCCGCGAAACGTGCTCTCAGCCGCAGAAGGCCGCAGCCACACAGCCGCCGAGGCAAGTGTTGCTGCCACTTATTTGAGATCTCTCGGAATTTAAAAAAGCTTAAGTGTAAAGTCAGTAACTAAGCAtctggcttttctttttttcttatttttttgcgCTTATAACACACTTTTTTTTAGCGATTTTTCACCACAAGAGTAGTTTATTAAGCGAGATCCGCTTGGTAGGGGTTGATTACAATGCTTCCACTTAACCCGTCCAGGTTtcatttcactcactcactcactcactcactcactcactcactcactcactcactcactcactcactcactcactcaatcaatcaatcaatcaatcaatcaatcaatcaatcaatcaatcaatcaatcaatcaatcaatcaatcaatcaataaataaataaataaataaatcaaaatgATCTTTATTTATACAATTCAAGCAATGCGTACAGAAATAGTTGGACcaatagcctatgtggctagtaccTGGTACAATACAGAAATAATATATATAGGTGAACCACGTACATAGTTTCTCAGTGAGTAATAACATTGCTTACATGAACAAGTATTAATTTCTAAAGGAGGAGTTAATACGTTTGATTAGACACGAAGAAGCGTTCACATGCAAGGTCAAAGTTTCTGGTTACCTTTATTCCACAGGCACAGTGTTCCATGTTATAGGGCCAATAAACTCCAATAATCGTTCACCGTAGACATTGCTGCAATAAGGAAGGTTtgaggcggcggtcccactccggggGCAcgagcccggcaactacacgctcaaggaagctaaattttggataaattagagttcaaggaatttccatttaggatgcaaaatttcattcatgtacctttattagttttcctaataatacGACCAAagttaagcaatatttagaattctggttttacttttgcccatttttgcgggaaggtactaaagctacaaagctgcggtttaaaactaataaaggtacatgaatgaaattttgcatcctaaatggaaattccttgaactccaatttatccaaaatttatcTTCCTTGAGCGTTTAGTTgctgggctgtttacaacagaagttgcgatattttggcaatcttcaaaagcaagttatccaaaaagtaaaaattgaacattattttggtgcgtctaggaaatagataaatatgtcctaaagctacagagcaagccgcaatgcagtaagtgcatttgtttcttctaaatatggtcacaactgagacacagttcgcaaaaaccatgtatctcatgcttgttcttgaccatttatttctaaatcacattaatcaagtttttatattatatatagttggaatctacaagaattaagcttatTTATGGGATATACGACAATTTTCATATCGTtcagtagaagagccaccacggttagCTCCAAAGTACTGaacacgggggaagggggggggggggggcgcgtgccgccgggtgggaccgccgccttaagttTAGTTAGTTTTTGCCTTGGTTTGGGCATGTGTAGTTGatggtgttttggtaccgctgtttttgacgtcggtgatacgagcgagcttcgcagcgatttagcgacagatcctggcatttatagtccgccttgcttctcgttggatgcgcgggggacagcggcagcaaagcgtcgtcgccttgctgaagtgcttgagacgctcgacggtgacagcagcgaaagctgctggagctcaacttcagattcaagttgcagtttcagatgatcttcgcaggcggacgctttgtgggatgcgtcggcgctgcacaaaagtatgtagtacgtggccgcaaacggtgacatgattacgcccgacagattacaagacgatcacgcgtgttttgccgctctcctgcagagaatgggacgtcgattgctttagtcacatggtgcatttctcctcacacgtccccctcccacctgctctccgaatgcacgccgtattccagtggcgggtcgagtgtgcctgctctcactgtgctgtcgcccgcctccgcactgcgcggcgccctgctcctgttctcccaatggaattcgccattagttgCTTGCCTGGTATTTGCACGTGGGAAGTTAAATATGGTGTTGGGTAAGGGAAAGTTGGTGTTTAGTATTTTATGAATTAAACAAGTGATCTTATAATTTCTTAAAGCCGTAAAAGAAAGGATATATACGAAGGTCCATAAACAGTATGCTACTAGGGCGATGAACATAAGAAAATGCTATGCAGTCatgcctgcgttcaaagcccaatacattgacaagtcgcttgaccccacctgtggaacttgcaccacgggtgtgCCAGTCAtagcacaccacttgctatggacatgtcctggcctatcctcactgcgaagaatctgccttgctgggctgcagagctcagtcgtcacactcactgactggatccttcctagagggaccccttagcagcgcaaagctatatatgacagctttctcatctaccttataagaagcgaaaccattaacctaagctaggcacctcaccggaaaaaccactgggattgccttttaatacatgtacaattttatattttatttaataaacgtctctctctctctctctcttagggcGCACTTTTGCAACTGCAGTATAGGTGTTAAGTAAGTTTTATATGTTAGGCCCCATATTTCACAACAATAACCCAGGTGGgtacgaaataaagaaaaatatatgcaacGAAGCACGAGGAAAATATTGCAGTTACGGCGTTTTTAGGCTAGGACACAAGGTCGCGGgaacccaccgtggtggcgtagtggctttggtgctgcgctgcgaagcacgagtgcgcggcatcaaatcccggccgcatttcgaacaCCCGTTTACCGCGCATTGGGTTCGCATTGAAGAAcctcaggtgatcaaaattaatccctagttcccgactacggcgtgcctcctaatcgtatcgtggttttggcacgtaaaaccccaggatttAAATTTAATTTTAGGTCGCGGTGTCGATTTGCGGCACCAGTTCTTCGACAAGCGTCCTCAAACTTGAGGTGAAAATGCACGGCTGGTCCACCCATTTATTGAAATAAAACACGTTCTTTGGATTGAAGGacaaaaatatcatcatcataatcatcatcatcatcatcatccatcatcatcatcagcctatatttctgtccactgcaggacgaaggcctgtccctgtgatctccgattacacctgtcttgcgctagccgattccaacttgcgcctgcaaattttctaatttcatcacctcacctagtcttctgccatcctcgactgcgcttcccttctcttggtatcgattctgtaactctaatggtccaccggttatccatcctacgcattatatggcctgcccagctccatttcttccgcttaatgtcaactagaatatcggctatccccgtttgttctctgatccacaccgctctcttcctgtctcttaacgttaagcctaacatttttcgttccatcgctctttgtgtggtccttaacttgttctcgagcttctctgttaaccgccaagtttctgcccgatatgttagcaccggtagaaaaaaaataactggaacgctaatgcatctCGGCCCACACTTCAGGAACGAATATCTCAAAACTATATATCAtcctcaaaattcgttccaagttgataTGTAtcgcgaactcaccggctacaagtTGTAAATTGCATCACGTACAGTAAAGTAATTAGGTTTAAAATTATTTAGCGACATCATCTTAATTAGTCAATTGCACATGACGCTTTCCCGCGCAATTAATGTCCGCGtcttgagtaatccagctcaaggagcGAAATTTTTTCTGCATGCCACGGGtgatctaatatatatatatatatatatatatatatatatatatatatatatattcgcgggcttctgtcacgctcgaaaaaacacttttatgtagcacgtattgagcaacaaaagaaaagctgtatcgggaattttgcatgttgctctacaactttctcattgccactgataattaggacagtacttaacgagttaaataattaattacaattaactaattaaatctcagtaacgaataaattactggcggctactacactgtactggaaacagtacgcactaggtttgcttcgcgtaacgccattcctcttttttaaaatcgtgctgcgtgatagctgggacaccctatatatatatatatatatatatatatatatatatatatatatatatatatatatatcacgcagcacgattttaaaaaagaggaatggcgttacgcgaagcaaacctagtgcgtatatatatatatatatatatatatatatatatatatatataaacttatAATTAAACACTCCATATAACGGTACCTTGTGAGCATTCCAATTTTTTTTCGCAGTGCCAGAAGATGTCCATGGCTCTGAGCCCCACGCCGGTGACCATCACCGCCGGGCCAAACGTCCCTGCGTCTTCTCCAGCCCTACGGTTTCACTTCAACACTGCTTTTGTCACCAGCCTGACTGGCATTCTTACCGCGTCCGAAATGGTGAGTCACAGTGGCGTGGCCGATAATCAGATCTATTAGGGCTGCCACGCTTGCCCGACATCGTTATTATTCCTACAACTTTTCatcagcaccttgagcgtttggacgaagttttgacatgcatttctaacgctggactccaactcaacacaaaaaaATGCCATTTTCCCAGAAAGAACATCATAGTGTTGGGCCATCTTCTCAGTAAAGATGACGTTCGACCAGATCCTGACTAGCCACTGTATTCTGACAGAGGTTGCTGCCGTGATTCGGTTCCCTCAgcccgaaaataaaaaaaaaaaaacaatcaagaagtttcttgggcgtagcatcctacttccgccgcttcatcagtcattttggtgtcatggcgtcgccgctgtccttctacagcgtgataccactatACACGAGAGAGAGTTGTTTAACGGCTGCCGAtaagaactactcgataacagagcaggaatgcctcgcagtagtttgtACCATCCAACAATTTCtaccatatctttatggacgccccttcactgTCATCACCGACcttcacgccttatgctggttgtcgtcactgaaaaatttgtctggacgcatTGGTCTCTGGGTTCTTCAATTGCAAGAGTATGATTTTGACGTTGTGTACAAGTGTGGAAACAAAACATAAAGATGCCGACGCCACTATTTTCGTCGAGCACGTCTCTGCATTGCGCGCCActtgatgagtatgtacagatagAAGATTAAGCGTGCGAATAGtactcacaatatatatatatatatatatatatatggctacCTGCAAAATTCTTCTCATAGCACCGCTTCCCACAGTGCGTGGCGTCTTAATAACTTTATGTCTTTCACTCAGATACTGTCGATCATCGTCTACGCCTTGTCCGTGTCTTCGGCTGGAGGCATTTCCTCTCTGCATCTCCTGATGGCGCTTAGCTTCAGCTACTGGTTGCAGTGTTTTTTCTTCCTACTGTCGGAGAGTACGTCGACGAAGCCTGTCCTGCCCGCGACGACCTATGTAAGTTTTGCATATTCTTTTCCTACATTCGGTTCACCTCCATTTTGCTCACTATGCATATATTTATTGCTTTCAGTGTGGAATTGTGGTAATTATGTACATTTTTAACCCGTACCTACGTGCTAGATTGTCTGACTATACACTTTGAGAGCGCCAGGCGAAAAACTGACGGCCCCTCTCCTCTGGTTGGATTTGATAGATTTAGCCTTTGACTACAAGCGTCCACTGTTTTTACAGACGATGCAGAGTAGTGAACTACTTGAGCCGAAAGAACAGCGTGGAAGTTACGTAACCGTGTTTCAGCCTTTCACTCCGGTAGCTTTAAtgtcttcaggtagcatgtgtgggtttattgaccagttgccttcaccccaaGTAGGCGTGACGTCTGCGGCAGAAGGATCTTCCACATCCGCCGTCAAGGtatgtgagtggtggcgctggataacactcccagggttagtccTCGTttgtaaacataaatacccagaaagTGGACTGGCAAAAttgcaccgcggtagctcaattggtaagaacatcgcacgcataatgcgaaaaCGTGGGTTCGTATTCCATCTGCGGCCAAttgtttttcatccactttcattgcCATTTATTTTATCATTTCTTCAA
The DNA window shown above is from Dermacentor silvarum isolate Dsil-2018 chromosome 1, BIME_Dsil_1.4, whole genome shotgun sequence and carries:
- the LOC119436194 gene encoding uncharacterized protein LOC119436194 encodes the protein MSMALSPTPVTITAGPNVPASSPALRFHFNTAFVTSLTGILTASEMILSIIVYALSVSSAGGISSLHLLMALSFSYWLQCFFFLLSESTSTKPVLPATTYFLTFHALGSLLYIFVSIAHLASFNSSGTIAAVSIAGQVFAIPVSNADVVNAAGAMGLIAGAAHLFHVALIVRKMIS